From the genome of Legionella beliardensis:
GACGAGATAAAACGCTAGGCGGCACCTATTTTTTCACCCTAACGTTAAACGATAGAGCCTCAAAACTCTTACCATTATATAACCCCTCTCGGCTGCTCATTTCGAAAAAACCGCCAAAATAACTTCTTTATTATAAAGCGAATGATTTAATTTTTTGTAATTAATTTAGATTTTTTATAGGTATTTTTCAATTTAATTGATTGATATAAAAAGGAATTATTTATTAATAACTCTGAGTAATAATACCCTTTTAAATTAATATAAAATAAGGCTGTAAACTCTTGTAAAATTATTATTAATTTTTATATTGGCTTATGGTGATTAAGTTTATATAATCCACCCTTTTGTTTTCGCGACCTTATTAAAAACCTTAATATAAGGACAATTTTAGAGAAAATACTTTAATCACTTAGGATTTTTAAGCTTTGTATAGTAATTAACAGTTAAAAAATTAATCTAATTAATTTTCTGCAAGTAGTTCAAAAATTTAAGACTCAAGGAATAAGATTTATTACCATAAATTATAAAACAATGGAGGATATAATGGGAAAATTTTCAACGGGTATGAAAAAATATGGTAAGACATTGAGTGCCAGTTTTTCTTTAGATAAAGAGAAGCGAAAACAAGTACCGAAAGAAAATAAATTAAATCATGCTGAAAAATTAATGCTTACACCTGTTTCGATGATAACCGGACCCTTAATACTCATCCCTATGGGTCTAGGTATGACAGTGGCCGGTTTAGTTGTTACTCCTATTAGTCTTGCGAGTAAAATCTTATTTGGTGAGGGTGGAACTGTGGCAGCTATGGGAGGAGGACTGATAGTTGGCGGGGTAGTGTTAACTGGAATAGGTGCTGTTAGTCCGGTAATTGATGTTGCTTGCATCCCCTATAATAGTTATAAAGCCATTAAACATCGTCACAAACATAAAAATGATTCAATGAATCCTTTAGAAGGGGCAAACGAAGAGCTACCTTCATCTTCTCATGTAAAAGTAAGAGAGATTTTAGTTGAAGAGAATGTTCAAAATTTAGCTGCTACTCAGCCGGTGTCTGTACCTGTACCTCCATCGCATACTACGCAACTGTTTTCTGAGATAACTGCTGTTCAAGTTCAGGAAGAAATACAACCCGCAGTAAATAATGTTGTTAATTTATAAGTAGATTAACTTAGTTGGTTGGTTAAACATAGCGCAGCTTAATGATTGTTTGTTGGGCCGCACTTTGTTTGGCCTAACCTAATAAAACATTTCTATACTTTATGGAAATTTCCAGTTAAGTTACAGTCTATTGATTCGGAAGACCAAATTATGGCTGAGTATCATTATCCCCGGGAGACATTTAGTAAAGAAACTCCGAATCGTAATTAAATTATAATGTTAAATAATTAAAGGATGAAAATGACTGGCTTTTTTTCTTCTCAAGTAGCTAATACGCTCTCTTCTTGGTCTAATTATTATATGGATTGGTCTCGCGTAGGCGAATTGTTACGCGAAGGCACGCATCGCTATAGCTGGCATGAACTCATCCAGCGGGGGACTATTTTAGCGAGTATGGGTGAAGGTTTGTACTTAGGTTATAATTACTCTGATAGTGATTCATGGCTCAACAGAGGCTTATATAGCATGTCTGGTTGCTTTGTTGGCTTTGTCGTTTCTCATCTTGTTGTTATTGCACCGTTGATTTATAAACGTTACCAACTTAGCCAAGACTGTACCGAAGCACAGAAAATGATTCTAAACTCTCTTCAAGATTTAAGAGCTTATCCTAACGACAGCGAGCTCATTGATAGCATTATTGATCTTGTTACAACTCAAGTTAAAGCCATCATGGAGATGAATTTAAGTAACGAAAAGCATTCAAATGCTTCTCTTACTTGGGGTAAAAGACGAACTTTATTAACCAACTTAGCGGCGGAACTTAAACAAGATATTCATGGTCTTAATACAACAAATAACCCTTTCTTTTTAGACGAGCTAGAAAAGCGCTGGTCTCAAAAACTTGCATCCTTTAAAGAAGAATTTAAACACCATTCTGCAAATGGAACAGACCATGAAGATAATAATTCCTCTGTGGACATAAGACAATCCATGTAAATAAAACCGTTGGAATTAGCGGGATAGCGAGGTAGATTGGGCCAAGTATAGCGCGGCCCAACAGATTATTGGGCTGCACTTCGTTTAGCCCATAGCCGTCAGGCTAAGCAAATAGTTCTCTTAGCACCATAGAAAATAATATGTTTAGAGTACTTACGGTCTCGCAGCAGAGGTAAGTTTGGGCACTTTTTGGAACGTGGTTGTGCATGGATGCACAACATCGAGCCGCATGGATGGTTTCGGCGCTTCCAAAAAGGGACTAAATTTACCTCTGCCTGCCTCAATCTTGACTCTTGGGCGCTTAGCCTGACGGCTATGTCGTTTAGCCCAACCTATAGCAGAAAATCCGTTTAATTTAAGCTTAACAACTTAAATTATCATCATAATCCTATTATTTAGCCCTATTTCCTATCAATTTACTGATTATGGCACGATTCATGTATGTTTTATTTATCATTTCTGATTAATTTTTAAGCTAAAATAATGAATAGGGAGGGATTATAGAGTATGAAAATTTATAATTCCATGACAGTGCATGAGCTATTCGAATCGCAAGTTAACTTATATCCTACGAACTTAGCAGTTGTTTATAATAATCAGTCTCTAACTTATGAACAATTTAATAAAAAAGCGAATCAGCTCGCTCATTATTTACAAGCATTAGGCGTCAAACCCGAAAGGCCCGTTGCGCTATGCATGGCGCGTTCTATTGACCTTTTAATTGCTATGTTTGCTATTTTAAAGGCAGGTGGCGGTTATATTCCTTTTGAGCCATTCCATCCCGAACAACGTATAACCAGCATATTAAATGAAAACCAGGTTCCTTTTCTTGTCTTAAGTAGCGATTTAAAAGATAAATTTTTAAATTATGAAGGAGAGGTAATTTTTGTTGATAAGGCACCTACTAGTACCTATCCCGCCACTAATCCAATTTCTACAAGTGGCGCTAATAATTTAGCTTACATTATTTATACCTCTGGCTCTACCGGCAAGCCTAAAGGTGTGCTTATTGAACATAGTAATGTTATTAATTTTAGCCAAGTATTTAATGATTTTTGTGCTTGTTACCCTGGCCAGCGTATTGATTTCTCTTCAAGTCATGCCTTTGATATGGCGATAGCAAACACGCTCCTGCCTTTGATGCTGGGAATGACGATTATCATCTGTGATGATGACACTAAAAAAAGTCCTCATAGTTATTTAGAGTTTCTTAGGAATAATCAGATTAATGTCATTAAATTAACGCCAAGCTATTTTAAAGTATTATTATATGCCGTGCAGGGAAATTTTATTGAACTATCTAATCTTAGGCTTATTATTCTAGGTGGTGAGCTTTTACATACCATCGATTGCTCTTCATGGCTCGCGCGCTATCCACATCATCATTTAGTTAATGAATATGGGCCAACTGAAACCACAGTAGGTGTGTCATTATTTAAATTTAATAAAGCTGGCCTGCATGCGTTACGTCCTGATGTCCCCATCGGTAAACCTGGAAAAAATGTTACATTTTATCTTTTAGATAATGATTTAAAACCTGTTCCGACTGGTGAAATAGGCGAGTTGTATATCGGTGGGAGTAGTCTTGCGCGTGGTTACTTTAATCAGCCAGAAATAACGAATAAAAAATTTATTATCAATCCTTTTAGTAAAAACCCTGATTCGCGCTTATATAAAACGGGCGATTTATGTCGTCAATTAGCAGACGGTAATTATGAATATTTAGGCCGCATTGATCACCAAATTAAAATACGTGGATTTAGAGTTGAATTAGGTGAAATTGAGCGATGCTTAGCTAGCCATCCAGCTATCCAGGAAGCTATTGTTATTGCACGTACTGATCATTTAAATGAAAAACAATTAGTTGCCTATTATATTTTAAAAGATAAAACTATAAATCTCGGCGTCAATCAAATTAAGCAATACCTTAAACAGTATCTAACCGATTACATGATCCCAGCCGCTTTAATTGCTGTGGATTTTTTTCCTTTAAATGCGAATGGAAAATTAGACAGAGATGCATTGCCAGTCCCAGAATTATCATTAAATAGGCATTATTTAGCACCCACAAATGAACTTGAACAAGCCTTAACTGAAATTTGGTCAGAAGAGCTTGGTTTAAATCCCATTGGTACCCATGATAACTTTTTTGAATTAGGCGGCCACTCCCTAGCTGGAGCACGTATTATAACTAAAATTAATCAAATGTTAGGTAAAAATATTACGGTAAAAGAATTATATCAAGCACCCACTATTGCTGAACTAGCAGTACTTATGCGTCATATAAAAACCACCAATAAAAGGCGAGCTAAAAATTCACTAGCAACGTCTGCTTTAATGCCTTTAAGTAATTTTCAGCTCTTACTTTGGCTTTCTAACACTTTTGAACCTAAGGCTAAAAAATTAAATATTATTTCTCAAAAACGTCTACAAGGCGCTTTTAATAAAGAAGCTTTTACTCACGCACTTGCTATGCTTTTGAAAAATCAAGAGGTTTTGTCTTATAAAATTTTTAGATTTAAACCTGGTCAATGTGCACAAAGCAATTTAACAATTATTCCAGAAGAAGTTGATCTGACAACGTTAAATGAGCAAGCTTGTAAAGCCATTCTAGCTAAATCAATTTATGAATTGATAAATTATTATCCTTGGCCGCAAAAAACGCCCCTACTTAGAATAAAAATATTTTATCTAAAAAATAATGTAGTGGAGTTGCAAGCATGTATGCCTCATATGATCGCAGATGGCACTTCAATAAATATACTTTGGGCTGAGCTTTCTAATTATTATCTCGCTTTTAATAAGCTTAAATCTGTCCATGACTTAACTTATGAGAAGCTTTATAGGCGCTATTTAGAAAATGAATTGCTATTGGATACCTATTCTAATAAAGATCATGATTTCTGGCTTAATTATTTAAAGGATGCTTGCTTTTTTAATTTTCCCGCTCAACATGTAATAAAAAACATGGCTGCAGCAAAAGTAACCTATTCTACTTATTTAGAAATACCTAAAAAAGCAACCACGAGTTTACTGCAATTTTGCGCCCATCATCATTTTGGCTTAAACGAGGCACTTTGCGCAGTTTTAGGAGCAGCCCTGGTTAAAACTTGCCCATCAGCGAACCTTACAAAAGAGCCGATTTTTATGAATGTGGTTAAATCAGCGCGCGATAATCCATTATATGACAAAATAATTGGCTGTTTTTTAAAACTTGAACCTATTAAATTAGTCTTAAACCCGCAGTCTACGGTGATGCAACTAGCCCAACAACTACAACAAACAATTCTGGAAGCCGCGCCGTATCAGCAGTGTCCTGGATTGCTTAAGCTTGCTTGTCTTAATTCGAAAATAGTACCAAGAAATAGATTAATTTACTTTTTAGTAAAAATAGCAATGCCCGTATATGCTCGCTTATTTCCATCTCTTAATTTAAATCCTAAACTATTAAGTCAATTAGCTAATCTCGCTTCTATTAGTAAACGCAATAAATTTATGGTTAATGTGAATGTATGGGATAGTTTCGTTGCACTGCATCAAGAGAACAAAGGAGCGCTCCTGTTTAACTTAAAAAGTAAGGCTAGCGAGACACCCCAGTTTGACTTATTAAACATTGATTATTTATTAGATATTTGCTTTATCCGTAGTGCCAATAATAAGCCCTATTTAGTGATTTCTGCTAATTTAGAACCAAAATTCCGCGAATTATTAGGCCAAGAAATAATTAAAATTATGCAAAATGTAGACCTCGTGCAAAATGCGCTGCAGAGAGACAAATGCTAAGCTGAACAGAGCATAAAGCCGTATTGATGGTGAAATTTTTCGACAAAGTAGGGTATTGATTTGCCCGAACATAAGCCTACAATCTTACATTAAAAGTTAAAGCATTGACCTTTACAGACAAAACCTAAAAAACCCTCTGCTTTAGCATCAGGTAAGGTGCCAGGATTATAATGATATAGCCACATTTTCTTTTTAATTTCTGCGGGTAACTGCTTTAATTCTGTGTAATGGGCATGGACACCTGTTTTTAGCGTTTGTGTCTCACAATCATGAAAAATCAAATCAACATGCCTATTGAGTTGCTTTAGCAAGTAAGGATTGTATTGGCTATCAGTAGAAAAAAATATTCGCGTTGAACCCGTAGAAAACAATAAACCATAGCAGGGCATTAATTGATCGTTATTATAAACATGAACTACTTGTATTAATTTAAAGCGTATGTCTTGCCAACTAAAAGGCTGCCCTTCCTGAATGGCATGAACATTGAAATAAGTATCTAGCGATGTTTCCTGTAAAGTTAAGGTATTTAGTCCACCAGACAGTGAATGATCCCATAATTCATCAACAATCCTTTCTGAGATAAATAGCATTGGCTTACCTTGATAAGTCTTATCAAAAAAAGTGGTTAAAGCGAGCCATTCTAAACCGCCAATATGATCGTTGTGTAAGTGGCTTATATAAACATTACGAATATCATGATAACTGCGATTTAATTCAAAAAGAGAAAAGCGTAAATCACTACCAGCATCAAGCAGCAAAGAATCACCATTACTTTCCAAAAGCACATTGGATTGGAAGTTGCCTTCACCTAAGGTAAATGCAGCACCTGTTCCTAAGAAAGTCATCTTTAATGACATAATTCTTCCTGCCACTAGGTTAATTTATCACTTGCTTCCCATTGGTATACTTCTAATTGATCCACAACCTTATCACTATTAACGAAACCTGCAGTATTATCAACCGGCTTAATTGATGTTTTAGAGATAGCAATCGTGCCTGGTTTAGCGTATTTTTGCATATGGCCCGCAATATCAATGACTTGATCAGTCATTTCTTGCATAGGGAGTTGCTCATCATAATAGATAATACCAGCATGAATGCCGCACCGAATTATAAAGTCTCTAGAAATTTTTTTATGATGCTTATTAAACTCCTTTAAATTAATCAATGCATGCTGCGCTGCTTTAATAGCATCATCAACGGTATTAAAACAAGCCATGACACCATCTGGCGTCCAGGCACTTTTTAAACAACCTTGCTTATCAAGATTTTGCTGTATAAGTTTCTTAAATCTTAAAAAATCAACCTGAACCAATGATTTTTCTTCTGAGCTTTTCATGCCTGTTGAATCCACCACATCAATTGCTAAAAAAGCCATGTATCTTGCCATGCTTTCTAATTTTTTCTTTAACTCCATAAATTCCTGATAAAGTTTTTTAGAATCTTTTTCATTTTTACTGGCGTTCATTTCAATTAATTTACTTTCAAGTTCCTGATATAAGCTATTATTTTCAGGAATCTTCTTTTCAATTCGCATTCTTGCCAATGCATCTTTTTGTAAAAGATAATTTAGGTAAAAATTCATCCTAAAAGACACAGATTTCATGACTAAATTTATAAGAATAAATAAGATTATTTTAATAAGATCAACCACACTAGAATCAGAGACAAAGGGTAAAATAGAGGTGATTAAATCATTTATTGGTTGAGAAATATTATCACTTGTTTGTACTAATAAACTAATGTATGGCGCTTGTGCTAATTCAGGAAGCCACAGAACAACATACGATATAATAAACAAAAATAGCAGTAATAATACGATGCCTCTTATTAGCGCTTGTAGAAACGATATTAATTTTAAAAATATAACCATAGTTATCTCTTTTAATTAACTAAATAAGTGTTTATCTCTGCACAGCACCTTTAAACCGTTAAATCATACGTTCTAAATAAAATTTCATCCTTTTCAAACCAAGCTTTAGTAATAGAATACTCAGGCAACTCAATCCACGTTGTTCTATCTGCAGTTAAGGGCTCTGATGCAAAAAGGATATTTTTTCGTCTATCACTACCATGCATTTTATAAACTCCGCTGCTACTGCCATAAATTTCACCAAATGTAGCCCATAAACTGTGATATTCTAAAAAAGCTTTTTGTATACTATTTTCATTATGGCCAAAATCATAAACAAAGCGAGTAACAATTAAATAATTACCATTCGTGAGAAATAAATTAACTGGCGAGGCTCTTTTAATCCCATGTTTCTGTCTAGTATGCCGAATGATTGCCAATGTTTTTATTAAGGCATTCCAAGCTTCATCTAAGCTAATTTCAGCCGTATAATCTGTTAATTGTGATAAAAATAAAGAATATATCCATTCACTATCTGTTGTCCCTTTTATTTGAGCAAAGATAGCGGGCTTAATTTCTTGTTTGAGGGCTTGTTTCATTTCGGGCATATGTGACAAGCTACCATTATGGGCAAAGGTTATTTGAGTTGTTTCTAGCTTAAAAGGATGGATATTTTGCTCCGATATAATTTCATTAATGCTATACTCTACGCCTCTGACATGTGCGAGAAGGCAATTTGCCCAAATTTTTTTTGAAAGACGATATAAATTCTTATCAAAAAAGGGTAGCGATGTTGTTTTATAATAAAAAGGCAACATAGGCTCAGGCGAATCGTAAGACCATGCACAAAAGCCTAAACCAGCCAAGTTCTGAATATGATGCATTAATTTCGGAGCGTAACTCTGGTGCGCAAGAGAATTATCAGGGCCATAGATTAAATCATAAAGCGGCACTTGTTGCTTACCTAAATAAATAAGAACTCTGCACATATTTATCCTTATGATGCTACATTCATATACTCACAATTAATTCTTATAAATTGTCGATTTATTATATAAAATCGACTGACAAACGCTGTATTTATGTAATTATTTACTTTATAAAAAATCTCTTCATCTAAACGCTTTAATTGATAATATTTATTAACATCTAACTCTAAAATTATGCTCTCTTCGCAAGTTACAAACTTGAAAAGAGAGTTTAAGGCTTTAGAAAAAAACTGCTGAAAAAATACCTCACCAATTCCCATAATACCTATGGATTTAACTAAACTATCTTTATTAGCTAAAAAACACATGACTGCCCCTGAAAAAACTAAATTAACTTTACCCAGATTTTGATTTAGTTGATATCCTTTATCATAGGCATAGACACGCATTATCATTAATAGTGTCTTGATTTGAGAATCAGTAAGAACCGTGAAGAATGCTAATTTATCTAAAAGTTGCCTATTTATTGAAGTAATATAGAGTTCTTGGTGTTGAGCCTGAGAAATTGGCAGTTGATGAGTATGGTCTAAATACAATTTATCGCTCGGTTTAGAACATAGAAAATTAACTAATTTTTTGCCATTGAAAATAATTTTTTGCTCGGTTTGCTTAACGAGGACACGTTCAATTTTAAAAGCAATTTTAGGATAAGCAATTCGCAGCGTATTTAATACAGACCGCGTAAGCAAAGTGCAATTAACATACGTTTTAGCGCTCATCGTAGCCGTCGTTAAATCTTGGGCAAGAAATGCAACTTCATCAAAAATTTGTAGCTCAGATAAAACGGCCATTTGTTTTATAGTATCACCAGGTAAAATAACAGAAACAATAACTTCTCCTTGATCAATAATATAGAGACTTTCACTAAAACTGCCTTGAGCAAGAATAAGCTCGCCAGGTTCAAACGATTTTTTAACGATAAAATTAGAAAGAAAAAGCAGCTCATTTTCTGTTAAATCATGAAAGACATGTTTAATAACATTACTTTGGTTAACGGCTCTCATATTAAATAGTCCATTCTGAAATAGGTAATTCTTGCTTTTGATTAGCTAGATAAACTTCCATCATATTATGAAAATCTTTACCATATTTATTTACAAATTGACATTGCCAAGCACTGCCATTCATTTTCATAGCAATACGTTTATCTATATTCCCTAAATATAGCTCAATATCAATCTGACTTATGCCCAATGCTTGTAAGCCTTTGCGTGCTTTAGGAACTAAGTCTTTTAATAAACTAAGCGCCTTGACTTTTTTTCCTAAAAACCACATAAATTGGGCATCAAAGCCATAACGTGCTGCTGCAAAAAAATTTTTTCGTGCTAAACAAAAAGGTAATAAATATTCAATGGGTTCGGGCTGTAACGAAAAATAGCTCAATAATCCATAAAAAAAGGCAGCATTTGCTATCATATCTATAATAGTAGGGCCGGTAGATAAACCTCGGTGCTCAATTCGTAAATGTGGCTGTCCTTTATTATTGAAATCAACCACAGGCCTATTCCAACGGTATATAACGCCATTTTGGCGCCTTACGTGAAACATTTGCTCAGGCGGTGATTGATGGCAAACTTCAGGAATAAGCCTTGGAAAAAAATGGTAATTTTGATCAAATAATTCAAAAAAAGAATTTTTTAAATAACCAACTCCAAATAAACAGCATTTAAAACCAGTAGCCCTATCAAACCGCGGTAAGGTCATTGCTTGTTCAAAAATAAAAATTCGTGTATCAGCCCAAACGTGTTTGCCTAACATAAAAGGGCTATTGCATGCTAGCGTGAGCATAGGGCCTGCGATAGCCTGGGCAATATTATAATATTTAACCGATTGACTTAAGCCAATTTGAATGTGGATTTGAAATGCTGAAATTAGGCCATTAATTGTTAAGGATTGCAGCGGTAATGTGAGATGCTCAGCGCCTGTAAGGTTAATTAAAATGGGTTCGCCCTGGCATTGATCTAACATACACTGATTAATAAGATGATAGCGTTTTTTATCCGTTATGTAGTTTATATTTAGGTGCTCTTTTGTAGCAGTGGGTAAAGAGCCAATTAAGGCTAAATGATAATGATTTTGCTGAGCAATATCACAGCATTCTTGCCAAAATTTTAAGAGATTTTGATGTAATTTATTTAAGCCATCAGGAGATAATTGAACATGGCACGAGTTAATTTCTAAATGAGCCGCGCCTACCTCAGGTACTAAGGCATTATTATTAACTTTTTTAATAAAATCTAAATTCTTAGGCAGAGGATTATACTGATTATTTAGCAAAAATAACTCAATTTCCGAACCAACTTCTAACTCTCTTTCTACAAAAAATTGGTCATTAAACCAGGTTTCCAAAAGATTCGTTTCTTCAAGAAGGCGCTTATCAAAATCTTGATACTGCTTTTTACTAATTTTCAAATTTCCAGCCGTAGACATAGCAGCCTTCTTATTAAGAATGCTAAGCATCCTTAAATTTAAGGTATGATTGAAATTATAGTAAAGTTTTAATAAAGAGCGGATCTCTGAACGTCTAGCAATAAATTAGACTTACAAGTTAAAAGCAACTAACTCATCGTTTAAGAACGTTGCCGCAGTACTTCATACAAGGAAGCGCCTGCTGCAACTGAAATATTTAAGCTCTCTACACTTCCTACCATAGGAAGGGCAAATAAACCATCACAATGTTCGCGGGTTAACCGCCGCATGCCACTTCCTTCAGCACCAAAAACAAGGGCTATTGGCGCTTTAAAATCAAGCGTATAAATAGTTTGCTTTGCTTCACCAGCAGCACCATAAATCCAAATCCCTTCTTGTTTCAATAACTCCATAGCGCGTACTAAATTGGTCACACGAACCAAAGGAATAGTTTCAGCAGCGCCACAAGCTACCTTGCTAACGGCAGGCGTAAGGCTTACGCTTTTATCTTTTGGTAAAATAACAAAATCAACACCAGTTGCATCTGCTGTACGTAAACAAGCGCCTAAATTATGTGGATCAGTGATCCCATCTAAAATTAACAGCAGGGGTGGTTTTTTACTGGTTTGCAATAAGGAAGGTAAATCACTCTCATGATAGGTAGGTAAATCACCAACATACGCAACAACCCCTTGGTGAGTAAATTGTGTAAAACGCTGGTTCATCTGCTCGGCAGTTAATTTTTCAATAGGAATTTGTCGTTGTAGAGCCAGATCAAATAGTGTTTGAATACGCACATCATGGCGATCATTATTAAGCAAGAGCTTTTTAATGGCTCGATTAGAGCGTTTTAATAAGGCAGTGACGGCATGCAGGCCATAGATAACCTGCTCACTCATGGTTAACATCCTCTGCTTCAGCCAATTCAAAATCTATTTTACGCTCATCGAGATCAACTCGAGCGACTAAAACTCTAATTTTATCCCCTAAACGGTAGGTTTGACCGCCACGAGTTCCTCTTAAACGATGCTTGACTGGATCAAATTCATAATAATCATTTTTTAACGAGGTAACATGAACTAACCCTTCAACAAAAATTTCATCCAATTCAACGAAAATACCAAAACCGGTAACAGATGAGATAGTTCCATTAAATGTTTGGCCAAGCTTATCTTGCATGTATTCACATTTTAACCAAGAAATCACTTCTCGCGTTGCTTCATCAGCTCGCCTCTCGGTAGCAGAACATGCCTTACCAAAACGATTCATATCCTCTTCAGTGTAGGTAAATTCATCAACTGGCTGATTATCAATTAAATGACCTATAGCGCGATGAACAAGCAAATCAGGATAACGACGTATCGGCGATGTAAAATGAGCATAGGCTGGATAAGCTAAGCCAAAATGACCATCATTTTTCTCAGCATATTGGGCTTGCTTTAAAGAACGTAGAATCACGGTTTCAATTAAATGCTTTTCCGGCTTATTATCTGCAGAAACAATAGTCGTTTGAAAATCCTTTGGATGTGGTTTTTTACCTCCACCTAAGCGTAACCCCAATTCGCCTAAAAATTGACGTAATGCCGTAATTTTATCTTCATCGGGTGTAGCATGTACTCGATATAGGGCTGGAATGCCTGATCGTTCTAGAAAGCGGGCCGTTGCGACATTCGCAGCTAACATACATTCTTCAATTAAGCGATGAGCATCATTACGGGTGACAGGAATAATACGTTGTATTTTCCTATTCTCATCAAATTCAATTGAGGTCTCTGTGGTATCAAAATCCATTGCGCCACGCTTTTTTCGCGCTTGTAGCAAAATTTTATAAAGACCATATAAATCTTGTAAATTAGACCAAACCGCTTGCCGTTCCGAATCAATCGTATTTTGTTCTAACCAATGTGCAACCTGCGTATAAGTTAGGCGTGCTTGCGATTGGAAAACAGCTCGATAAAATTTAGACCGCGTAATTTTTCCATCAGCACTAATCGCCATTTCGGCAACCATACATAATCTATCAACGTGCG
Proteins encoded in this window:
- a CDS encoding amino acid adenylation domain-containing protein, translated to MKIYNSMTVHELFESQVNLYPTNLAVVYNNQSLTYEQFNKKANQLAHYLQALGVKPERPVALCMARSIDLLIAMFAILKAGGGYIPFEPFHPEQRITSILNENQVPFLVLSSDLKDKFLNYEGEVIFVDKAPTSTYPATNPISTSGANNLAYIIYTSGSTGKPKGVLIEHSNVINFSQVFNDFCACYPGQRIDFSSSHAFDMAIANTLLPLMLGMTIIICDDDTKKSPHSYLEFLRNNQINVIKLTPSYFKVLLYAVQGNFIELSNLRLIILGGELLHTIDCSSWLARYPHHHLVNEYGPTETTVGVSLFKFNKAGLHALRPDVPIGKPGKNVTFYLLDNDLKPVPTGEIGELYIGGSSLARGYFNQPEITNKKFIINPFSKNPDSRLYKTGDLCRQLADGNYEYLGRIDHQIKIRGFRVELGEIERCLASHPAIQEAIVIARTDHLNEKQLVAYYILKDKTINLGVNQIKQYLKQYLTDYMIPAALIAVDFFPLNANGKLDRDALPVPELSLNRHYLAPTNELEQALTEIWSEELGLNPIGTHDNFFELGGHSLAGARIITKINQMLGKNITVKELYQAPTIAELAVLMRHIKTTNKRRAKNSLATSALMPLSNFQLLLWLSNTFEPKAKKLNIISQKRLQGAFNKEAFTHALAMLLKNQEVLSYKIFRFKPGQCAQSNLTIIPEEVDLTTLNEQACKAILAKSIYELINYYPWPQKTPLLRIKIFYLKNNVVELQACMPHMIADGTSINILWAELSNYYLAFNKLKSVHDLTYEKLYRRYLENELLLDTYSNKDHDFWLNYLKDACFFNFPAQHVIKNMAAAKVTYSTYLEIPKKATTSLLQFCAHHHFGLNEALCAVLGAALVKTCPSANLTKEPIFMNVVKSARDNPLYDKIIGCFLKLEPIKLVLNPQSTVMQLAQQLQQTILEAAPYQQCPGLLKLACLNSKIVPRNRLIYFLVKIAMPVYARLFPSLNLNPKLLSQLANLASISKRNKFMVNVNVWDSFVALHQENKGALLFNLKSKASETPQFDLLNIDYLLDICFIRSANNKPYLVISANLEPKFRELLGQEIIKIMQNVDLVQNALQRDKC
- a CDS encoding MBL fold metallo-hydrolase codes for the protein MSLKMTFLGTGAAFTLGEGNFQSNVLLESNGDSLLLDAGSDLRFSLFELNRSYHDIRNVYISHLHNDHIGGLEWLALTTFFDKTYQGKPMLFISERIVDELWDHSLSGGLNTLTLQETSLDTYFNVHAIQEGQPFSWQDIRFKLIQVVHVYNNDQLMPCYGLLFSTGSTRIFFSTDSQYNPYLLKQLNRHVDLIFHDCETQTLKTGVHAHYTELKQLPAEIKKKMWLYHYNPGTLPDAKAEGFLGFVCKGQCFNF
- a CDS encoding class II glutamine amidotransferase, coding for MCRVLIYLGKQQVPLYDLIYGPDNSLAHQSYAPKLMHHIQNLAGLGFCAWSYDSPEPMLPFYYKTTSLPFFDKNLYRLSKKIWANCLLAHVRGVEYSINEIISEQNIHPFKLETTQITFAHNGSLSHMPEMKQALKQEIKPAIFAQIKGTTDSEWIYSLFLSQLTDYTAEISLDEAWNALIKTLAIIRHTRQKHGIKRASPVNLFLTNGNYLIVTRFVYDFGHNENSIQKAFLEYHSLWATFGEIYGSSSGVYKMHGSDRRKNILFASEPLTADRTTWIELPEYSITKAWFEKDEILFRTYDLTV
- a CDS encoding cyclic nucleotide-binding domain-containing protein: MRAVNQSNVIKHVFHDLTENELLFLSNFIVKKSFEPGELILAQGSFSESLYIIDQGEVIVSVILPGDTIKQMAVLSELQIFDEVAFLAQDLTTATMSAKTYVNCTLLTRSVLNTLRIAYPKIAFKIERVLVKQTEQKIIFNGKKLVNFLCSKPSDKLYLDHTHQLPISQAQHQELYITSINRQLLDKLAFFTVLTDSQIKTLLMIMRVYAYDKGYQLNQNLGKVNLVFSGAVMCFLANKDSLVKSIGIMGIGEVFFQQFFSKALNSLFKFVTCEESIILELDVNKYYQLKRLDEEIFYKVNNYINTAFVSRFYIINRQFIRINCEYMNVAS
- the rlmB gene encoding 23S rRNA (guanosine(2251)-2'-O)-methyltransferase RlmB, which encodes MSEQVIYGLHAVTALLKRSNRAIKKLLLNNDRHDVRIQTLFDLALQRQIPIEKLTAEQMNQRFTQFTHQGVVAYVGDLPTYHESDLPSLLQTSKKPPLLLILDGITDPHNLGACLRTADATGVDFVILPKDKSVSLTPAVSKVACGAAETIPLVRVTNLVRAMELLKQEGIWIYGAAGEAKQTIYTLDFKAPIALVFGAEGSGMRRLTREHCDGLFALPMVGSVESLNISVAAGASLYEVLRQRS